One window of the Brevibacterium limosum genome contains the following:
- a CDS encoding amidohydrolase, translating into MTTPAFLDSIDTQLDWQREVYKDLHRHPEVSLDEHQTADRIALELGDLGLEVIRISATGLVAVIDNGTEPTVLARADIDALPVAEDTGLDFASEVDGVMHACGHDMHAAALLGAVRLLNENRVAWSGTYIALFQPAEENAAGAKAMIDDGLTSKVPTPDVALAQHVMPLPAGTIYTASGPVMSAGDSVKVTVFGRGAHGSMPHLSVDPVVIAASIVLRLQTIVSRETEPGEFAVVTVGASNAGSKSNIIPDRAELLLNVRTYDTAVRKRVIASIERIVRGECEAAGTPKEPTFEYFDQFPLTDNSEIVNDTVTEALTEFFGAEAVQEADPATASEDFSELPNAFGIPYAYWFVGSFDAEKYKAAEEAGTVLTDVPANHSPFFAPELEPTLEIATKAQVVGALAYLG; encoded by the coding sequence ATGACGACACCCGCATTCCTCGACTCCATCGACACCCAGCTGGACTGGCAGCGTGAGGTCTACAAAGACCTCCACCGCCACCCCGAAGTCAGCCTCGACGAGCACCAGACCGCCGATCGCATAGCTTTGGAATTGGGCGACCTCGGCCTCGAGGTCATCCGGATCTCTGCCACCGGGCTGGTGGCCGTCATCGACAACGGCACCGAGCCCACCGTCCTCGCGCGAGCCGATATCGATGCTCTCCCCGTCGCCGAGGACACGGGCCTCGACTTCGCATCCGAGGTCGATGGTGTCATGCACGCCTGCGGTCACGATATGCATGCGGCCGCCCTCCTCGGCGCGGTGCGCCTGCTCAATGAGAATCGTGTTGCCTGGTCAGGCACCTATATCGCCTTGTTCCAACCGGCAGAGGAGAACGCGGCAGGAGCGAAGGCGATGATCGACGACGGGCTGACGTCGAAGGTTCCGACACCCGATGTGGCCTTGGCCCAGCACGTCATGCCGTTGCCGGCCGGCACGATCTATACCGCCTCGGGCCCGGTGATGTCGGCCGGGGATTCGGTGAAGGTCACGGTCTTCGGCCGGGGCGCTCACGGGTCGATGCCGCACCTGTCCGTCGACCCCGTGGTGATTGCCGCCTCGATCGTGCTGCGCCTGCAGACGATCGTGTCCCGGGAAACCGAGCCGGGTGAGTTCGCTGTCGTCACCGTGGGGGCCTCGAACGCCGGATCGAAGTCGAACATCATCCCTGACCGGGCCGAGCTGCTGCTCAATGTCCGCACCTACGACACCGCGGTGCGGAAGAGGGTCATCGCGTCGATCGAGCGGATCGTCCGCGGCGAATGCGAGGCCGCCGGGACCCCGAAGGAACCGACGTTCGAGTACTTCGACCAGTTTCCGCTGACGGACAACAGTGAGATCGTCAACGACACCGTCACCGAGGCGCTCACCGAGTTCTTCGGCGCCGAGGCGGTGCAGGAGGCCGACCCGGCGACCGCGTCGGAGGACTTCAGCGAACTGCCGAATGCTTTCGGCATCCCTTATGCCTACTGGTTCGTCGGATCCTTCGACGCCGAGAAGTACAAGGCGGCCGAGGAGGCGGGAACGGTGCTCACGGATGTTCCGGCCAATCATTCGCCATTCTTCGCCCCCGAACTCGAG
- a CDS encoding HAD family hydrolase, whose product MARSVSPAQSDSHTNSADCPTPTAVVFDLGNVLIGWDQTGPLADRMSAEEWQSFAEAADFPTLNTAADSGVPITEVIARAAEADPYHGEIVTGYYENFAKSLTGPIDGMAEIVAELRDSGVRLLGLSNWSAETIHHAPVVAPAISELEDIVVSGRVGLVKPDPAIFELTRDRFGLDPHRTVFVDDLPANVEAAERLGFVGHVFSSAASLREDLSDLGLLCS is encoded by the coding sequence ATGGCCCGATCAGTTTCACCCGCTCAGTCCGACTCGCACACGAATTCGGCCGATTGTCCGACCCCGACGGCCGTCGTCTTCGACCTCGGCAATGTGCTCATCGGCTGGGACCAGACGGGGCCGTTGGCTGATCGCATGAGTGCCGAGGAGTGGCAGTCCTTCGCCGAGGCGGCCGACTTCCCCACGCTCAATACCGCAGCCGACTCCGGGGTTCCGATCACCGAGGTCATCGCCCGCGCCGCCGAAGCGGACCCCTACCACGGTGAGATCGTCACCGGCTATTACGAGAACTTCGCAAAGTCCCTGACGGGTCCCATCGACGGCATGGCCGAGATCGTCGCCGAGCTGCGCGACTCCGGCGTCCGCCTGCTCGGACTGTCGAACTGGTCGGCTGAGACCATTCATCACGCGCCTGTCGTCGCCCCTGCGATCAGCGAACTCGAGGACATCGTCGTCTCGGGTCGAGTCGGACTGGTCAAACCCGATCCGGCGATCTTCGAGCTGACCCGCGACCGTTTCGGTCTCGACCCGCACCGCACTGTCTTCGTCGATGATCTGCCCGCCAATGTGGAGGCGGCCGAACGCCTCGGCTTCGTCGGCCATGTCTTCTCAAGCGCCGCCTCGCTGCGAGAGGATCTGTCCGATCTCGGGCTGCTCTGCTCATAA
- a CDS encoding GNAT family N-acetyltransferase codes for MIGYPPLQIRVKTPRLELVGADDEMLAALAPLVREGKVFVEPAPYDDPMSFYESDPDVRVSKWLQSVWRGRGRFGPAKFRLGFAVLVDGQAVGMQDLIAEKFDTCGTVLSFSWLSTDVRGRGLGTEMRSAMLHLAFAGLDAREAGSDAFIDNIGSNRVSEALGYARNGVEWDIRRGEPGLLQRWRLTREAWEAGRRDDIELSGVEDFVALLAHH; via the coding sequence ATGATCGGCTACCCGCCACTGCAGATCCGGGTGAAGACGCCCCGACTCGAACTCGTCGGTGCCGACGACGAGATGCTCGCGGCGCTCGCGCCACTCGTGCGAGAGGGCAAGGTCTTCGTCGAACCCGCCCCCTACGACGACCCGATGTCCTTCTACGAATCCGACCCGGACGTGCGGGTGAGCAAATGGCTGCAGAGCGTGTGGCGCGGACGCGGGCGATTCGGACCCGCGAAGTTCCGTTTGGGATTCGCCGTCCTCGTCGACGGTCAAGCGGTGGGCATGCAGGACCTCATCGCGGAGAAGTTCGACACCTGCGGGACGGTCCTCTCGTTCTCCTGGCTGTCGACGGACGTGCGCGGACGCGGCCTCGGCACGGAGATGCGCAGCGCGATGCTCCACCTCGCTTTCGCCGGACTCGACGCCAGGGAGGCCGGCTCCGACGCCTTCATCGACAACATCGGATCCAATCGAGTATCCGAAGCGTTGGGATATGCCCGCAATGGTGTCGAGTGGGACATCCGCCGCGGCGAGCCCGGGCTTCTGCAGCGATGGCGACTGACTCGCGAGGCCTGGGAGGCCGGTCGGCGCGACGACATCGAACTCAGCGGAGTCGAGGACTTCGTTGCCCTGCTAGCCCATCACTGA
- a CDS encoding cold-shock protein: MATGTVKWFNAEKGFGFIQPDDGSADVFTHFSAIEASGYRELTEGQNVEFDSEMGSKGLQATRVRGL, encoded by the coding sequence ATGGCAACAGGTACCGTGAAATGGTTCAACGCGGAAAAGGGTTTCGGATTCATCCAGCCTGACGACGGTTCGGCTGACGTGTTCACTCACTTCTCCGCGATCGAAGCCTCCGGCTACCGCGAGCTCACCGAGGGTCAGAACGTCGAGTTCGATTCTGAGATGGGCTCCAAGGGCCTGCAGGCGACTCGCGTCCGCGGCCTCTGA
- a CDS encoding LCP family protein, protein MDNEESSPPPGPRRQRRLAAKYRRRRTFVAVAAVLIIGAPVTIAVAVHNLGANISSSPLRAHGGDVPEKLTDETNVLIIGSDTRDLESAKEASDDSGTGEGANSGTASGQGFGSAEGARSDAMILAHVAADGGRIDAVQIPRDTIMDIPACDDTGHGASAATHGMINSALNAGPACSVSAAEELTGVRVDHFINVDFDGFAAIVDALDGITVDLDEPLTDPKANLDLPAGHQTIGGDDALALARTRHAVGDGSDISRMGNQQMVMEAIIDRAKSGQVLTRPDRLYGFLDAVTSTIGVDDELDSMRALASLATTVASVPEDDITFEIMPWAPAPEDPNRVVKSAEADDVFTSIIDDEPITDIVG, encoded by the coding sequence GTGGACAACGAAGAATCGTCACCGCCGCCAGGACCCCGCCGACAGCGACGCCTCGCCGCGAAGTACCGGCGCCGGCGCACCTTCGTCGCCGTGGCTGCGGTCCTCATCATCGGTGCCCCCGTGACGATCGCGGTGGCGGTGCACAACCTCGGCGCGAATATCTCGTCCTCTCCGCTGCGCGCCCACGGCGGCGACGTTCCCGAGAAGCTCACCGATGAGACGAACGTCCTCATCATCGGATCCGACACTCGCGATCTCGAATCGGCGAAGGAAGCCTCCGATGACTCGGGCACAGGTGAAGGCGCGAACTCCGGGACCGCCTCGGGGCAGGGATTCGGCAGCGCCGAGGGTGCGCGAAGCGATGCGATGATCCTCGCTCACGTCGCCGCCGACGGCGGCCGCATCGACGCCGTGCAGATTCCACGTGACACGATCATGGACATTCCCGCCTGCGACGACACCGGCCACGGCGCGTCGGCAGCCACGCACGGAATGATCAATTCGGCCCTCAACGCGGGTCCGGCCTGCTCGGTATCAGCGGCGGAGGAACTCACCGGGGTGCGCGTCGACCACTTCATCAACGTCGACTTCGACGGATTCGCCGCGATCGTCGACGCGCTCGACGGAATCACCGTCGACCTCGACGAGCCTCTCACGGACCCGAAGGCGAACCTCGATCTGCCCGCCGGGCACCAGACGATCGGCGGTGACGACGCCCTCGCCTTGGCCCGGACGCGGCACGCCGTGGGAGACGGCAGCGACATCTCCCGCATGGGCAACCAGCAGATGGTCATGGAAGCCATCATCGACCGCGCCAAGAGCGGGCAGGTCCTCACTCGGCCCGACCGCCTCTACGGATTCCTCGACGCTGTGACCTCGACGATCGGCGTCGACGACGAACTCGACTCGATGCGAGCGCTCGCCTCCCTGGCCACGACGGTGGCCTCCGTGCCCGAGGACGACATCACATTCGAGATCATGCCGTGGGCACCCGCACCGGAGGACCCCAACCGGGTGGTCAAATCCGCCGAGGCGGACGACGTGTTCACCTCCATCATCGACGACGAACCGATCACGGACATCGTCGGCTGA
- the trxA gene encoding thioredoxin translates to MSTIEITQDNFESTINDNEIILLDFWADWCGPCKQFAPVFEQAAEANPDIVFGKIDTEAQQQLAGLFAISSIPTLVAFRQGIVVFAQPGALAAPQLEQVITAVKGLDMDEVRAELAKQEAAAAAETDGADGAAPDSIPADPGVDK, encoded by the coding sequence ATGTCTACGATCGAAATCACGCAAGACAACTTCGAGTCGACCATCAACGACAACGAGATCATCCTCCTCGACTTCTGGGCCGATTGGTGCGGCCCCTGCAAGCAGTTCGCCCCGGTCTTCGAACAGGCCGCCGAGGCCAACCCCGACATCGTCTTCGGCAAGATCGACACCGAAGCCCAGCAGCAGCTGGCCGGACTCTTCGCGATCTCCTCGATCCCGACCCTCGTCGCCTTCCGCCAGGGCATCGTCGTCTTCGCCCAGCCCGGCGCGCTCGCCGCCCCGCAGCTCGAACAGGTCATCACCGCCGTCAAGGGACTCGACATGGACGAGGTCCGTGCCGAACTGGCCAAACAGGAAGCCGCCGCTGCCGCCGAGACCGACGGCGCTGACGGTGCCGCCCCCGATTCGATCCCTGCCGACCCGGGCGTCGACAAGTGA
- a CDS encoding class I SAM-dependent methyltransferase encodes MTATSSHNDHTHADSAGAGNFGAPDSVAAWEERYADSDDAIWSGNPNESLVAVVSDMTPGRVLDVGCGEGADVIWLAENGWDATGIDLSTTAIDRARRTAESRGVSAEFAVADVSSWDPEDPDRRGGFDLVTGFFLHTRLPDTREELLARVAAHVAPGGALLLVSHATMPPWAEEHSEKFEHGMDHHHELVSPNGDFALLIGASPNRWEIELADTRTRQVISPSGEPAELDDAVLLARRV; translated from the coding sequence GTGACCGCGACCAGCAGCCACAACGACCACACCCACGCAGACAGCGCCGGCGCAGGCAATTTCGGCGCGCCCGACTCCGTGGCCGCCTGGGAAGAGCGCTACGCCGACTCGGACGACGCCATCTGGTCCGGAAACCCGAACGAATCCCTCGTCGCCGTCGTCTCCGACATGACCCCCGGCCGCGTCCTCGACGTCGGCTGTGGTGAGGGCGCCGACGTCATCTGGCTGGCCGAGAACGGCTGGGACGCCACCGGCATCGATCTGTCGACCACGGCCATCGACCGTGCCCGCCGGACCGCGGAATCCCGCGGAGTCTCCGCCGAATTCGCCGTCGCCGACGTCTCCTCCTGGGATCCGGAAGACCCCGATCGCCGAGGCGGCTTCGACCTCGTCACCGGATTCTTCCTCCACACCCGGCTGCCCGACACCCGGGAGGAGCTGCTGGCCCGCGTCGCCGCGCACGTGGCACCGGGAGGGGCGCTTCTGCTCGTCTCCCATGCGACGATGCCGCCGTGGGCCGAAGAGCACAGCGAGAAGTTCGAGCACGGCATGGATCACCACCACGAACTGGTCAGCCCGAACGGAGACTTCGCACTCCTCATCGGCGCCAGCCCGAACCGGTGGGAGATCGAACTCGCCGATACCCGGACACGACAGGTGATCTCACCGTCAGGCGAACCCGCCGAACTCGACGACGCGGTTCTCCTGGCCCGCCGAGTCTGA
- a CDS encoding 4Fe-4S dicluster domain-containing protein: MSTPTIDEGTLADGHWHDSSHSRKGFFTDTSICIGCKACEVACKEWNHNPQDGTFELLGSSYDNTGGLGANTWRHVAFVEQDSDRIEKARESGRKLVNLGMPTIRPRTDESSGAQPLDGALGAAAEGRTSAGLPTTPELGVDLLAPGALEPTDPADFTGVDTTPPDTADFRWLMSSDVCKHCTHAGCLDVCPTGALFRTEFDTVVVQNDVCNGCGTCVAGCPFGVIERRDDGTINTPTDREDRKAADMDVPDKGTANKCTLCYDRLVEGQEPACAQTCPTQSIKFGDRDDMVAQAHERVAALHEKGLTEARLYGANPNDGVGGTGSVFLLLDEPEVYGLPPDPRVVTKDLPGMYAKAGLAALGMAAAAGLAFLGSRR; the protein is encoded by the coding sequence ATGTCGACACCGACGATCGATGAGGGCACGCTCGCCGACGGGCATTGGCACGATTCCTCGCACAGCCGCAAGGGGTTCTTCACCGACACCTCGATCTGCATCGGCTGCAAGGCCTGCGAGGTCGCGTGCAAGGAATGGAACCACAATCCGCAGGACGGAACCTTCGAACTCCTCGGCTCCTCCTATGACAACACCGGCGGCCTGGGCGCGAACACGTGGCGTCACGTCGCTTTCGTCGAACAGGATTCCGACCGGATCGAGAAGGCCCGCGAATCCGGACGCAAGCTCGTCAACCTCGGGATGCCGACGATCCGACCCCGCACGGATGAGTCATCGGGGGCCCAGCCTCTCGACGGCGCCCTCGGTGCTGCTGCGGAGGGGCGGACCAGCGCAGGACTGCCGACGACACCGGAGCTCGGTGTCGACCTGTTGGCTCCCGGTGCCCTGGAGCCGACTGACCCTGCAGACTTCACCGGCGTCGATACGACCCCGCCGGACACCGCCGACTTCCGCTGGCTGATGTCCTCGGACGTGTGCAAACACTGCACACATGCAGGCTGTCTCGACGTCTGCCCGACCGGCGCCCTGTTCCGCACCGAATTCGACACCGTCGTCGTGCAGAACGATGTCTGCAACGGCTGCGGCACCTGCGTGGCCGGCTGCCCCTTCGGTGTCATCGAACGCCGCGACGACGGCACGATCAACACTCCCACCGACCGGGAAGATCGCAAGGCCGCGGATATGGACGTGCCGGACAAGGGCACCGCGAACAAGTGCACGCTCTGCTACGACCGCCTCGTCGAGGGCCAGGAACCGGCCTGTGCGCAGACCTGCCCGACTCAGTCGATCAAGTTCGGCGACCGGGACGACATGGTCGCCCAGGCACATGAACGCGTGGCCGCACTGCACGAGAAGGGGCTGACCGAGGCCCGCCTCTACGGAGCGAACCCGAACGACGGCGTCGGCGGCACCGGGTCCGTCTTCCTCCTCCTCGACGAGCCCGAGGTCTACGGGCTGCCGCCGGATCCCAGGGTGGTGACGAAGGACCTGCCCGGCATGTATGCGAAGGCCGGCCTGGCGGCGCTCGGCATGGCGGCGGCGGCCGGTCTCGCGTTCCTGGGGAGCAGGCGTTGA
- the nrfD gene encoding NrfD/PsrC family molybdoenzyme membrane anchor subunit has translation MSTSEFDSYRPPEPEGGRKKRRRGGRGGPGGRRGGPGGQGWKNRGAEGNREMPMVEDVEFTSYYGRPIVKAPPWGDEIALYLFLGGLAGGSSLLGLGAQFTDRPGLRIATRLTALTATGVGGAALVADLGRPERFINMMRVFKVSSPMSLGTWILSGFGVGSGVLAAIEVDRLTGDKLLPFGPLRRLLHAFETPAAIESALFATPLAAYTGVLLGDTAVPTWNAAGRNGLTYVFASSAALAAGGAAMGLAPVREAGPARLLALTGAASEVVAMDRMKKGMHPAEVDPMEEGEPGHKLHRAEKLLIAGAIGTAVAEVGARVFAKKLARGGGAAGGATGAIADAVSRAVGSAGRGKRSWKTRAVLRGLSVVSGAALAAASAYTRFGVLEAGIESTKDPRQVVEPQRARLEERRAAGITDDSITTGR, from the coding sequence TTGAGCACATCCGAATTCGATTCCTACCGACCACCCGAGCCGGAAGGCGGACGGAAGAAACGTCGCCGAGGCGGCCGCGGCGGTCCCGGCGGACGCCGCGGTGGGCCCGGCGGTCAGGGTTGGAAGAACCGGGGGGCCGAGGGCAATCGTGAGATGCCGATGGTCGAGGACGTCGAATTCACGTCCTACTACGGCAGACCCATCGTCAAGGCTCCGCCGTGGGGCGACGAGATCGCCCTCTACCTGTTCCTCGGAGGCCTGGCCGGAGGCTCCTCCCTGCTGGGCCTGGGTGCACAGTTCACCGATCGCCCCGGTCTGCGCATCGCCACGAGGCTCACGGCGCTCACCGCGACCGGTGTGGGCGGCGCGGCCCTCGTGGCCGACCTCGGGCGGCCGGAGCGCTTCATCAACATGATGCGTGTGTTCAAGGTGTCCTCGCCGATGAGCTTGGGCACCTGGATACTCTCGGGCTTCGGCGTCGGCTCGGGAGTGCTCGCTGCCATCGAGGTCGATCGGCTGACCGGTGACAAGCTGCTGCCCTTCGGCCCGCTGCGACGTCTGCTCCACGCCTTCGAGACGCCTGCCGCCATCGAGTCCGCTCTCTTCGCCACTCCTCTGGCTGCGTACACCGGGGTGCTGCTCGGCGATACCGCGGTTCCCACCTGGAACGCGGCCGGTCGCAATGGACTGACGTACGTGTTCGCGTCGTCTGCCGCGCTGGCCGCCGGTGGTGCCGCCATGGGGCTGGCGCCGGTTCGCGAGGCGGGGCCCGCTCGTCTGCTCGCGCTGACCGGTGCCGCGAGTGAAGTGGTGGCGATGGACCGGATGAAGAAGGGGATGCATCCCGCCGAGGTCGATCCCATGGAAGAGGGCGAACCCGGTCACAAGCTCCATCGGGCCGAGAAGCTGCTCATCGCCGGAGCCATCGGCACCGCCGTCGCCGAGGTGGGCGCCAGGGTGTTCGCGAAGAAGCTGGCGCGCGGTGGCGGTGCAGCTGGTGGCGCGACTGGTGCGATTGCGGATGCCGTGAGCCGCGCTGTTGGTTCAGCTGGCCGCGGCAAACGCAGCTGGAAGACCCGCGCTGTGCTGCGCGGACTGTCCGTCGTCTCCGGTGCGGCTCTTGCGGCCGCCTCGGCGTACACGCGTTTCGGTGTACTCGAGGCAGGCATCGAATCGACGAAGGATCCCAGGCAGGTCGTCGAACCCCAGCGCGCTCGCCTCGAAGAGCGTCGCGCGGCCGGCATCACCGACGACTCGATCACCACCGGACGGTAA
- the selD gene encoding selenide, water dikinase SelD, whose amino-acid sequence MTATVDRLTSFAHGGGCACKIPPGELEDAVRGLTGQSSPDVLVGLDDGDDASAVRVREDLAVLSTADFFTPVVDDAYDWGRIAAANALSDIYAMGGTPVTAINLVGWPREKLPMELLTEVLRGGLDVAAQASCPVAGGHSIDDPEPKYGMAVTGIAHPDEILRNDAAETGLPLTLTKPIGVGILNNRHKATGDRFDEAIATMTALNDEASRAAVAAGVRAATDVTGFGLLGHLFKMARASGVGAVIDAAAVPRLDGVDESVAAGYVSGGTRRNLDWVRPHLTADDSVSEDDLLLLADAQTSGGLLVVGELPGHPVIGEIVAGSGVHVR is encoded by the coding sequence ATGACTGCGACTGTGGACCGTCTGACCTCGTTCGCCCACGGCGGAGGATGCGCCTGCAAGATCCCGCCGGGTGAGCTCGAGGACGCTGTCCGTGGGCTCACGGGACAGTCTTCCCCCGATGTCCTCGTCGGCCTCGACGATGGTGACGACGCCTCGGCGGTGCGGGTTCGTGAGGATCTCGCGGTGCTGTCGACCGCGGACTTCTTCACTCCCGTCGTCGACGATGCCTACGACTGGGGACGGATCGCTGCCGCGAATGCGCTCTCCGACATCTACGCGATGGGTGGGACACCGGTCACGGCGATCAACCTCGTCGGATGGCCGCGCGAGAAGCTGCCGATGGAGCTGCTCACCGAGGTCCTGCGCGGCGGGCTCGACGTTGCCGCGCAGGCGAGCTGCCCCGTGGCCGGCGGACATTCGATCGATGATCCCGAACCGAAGTACGGGATGGCCGTGACCGGCATCGCCCACCCGGATGAGATCTTGCGCAATGACGCCGCCGAGACGGGGCTGCCCCTGACCTTGACCAAGCCGATCGGCGTGGGCATCCTCAACAATCGGCACAAGGCTACGGGTGATCGTTTCGATGAGGCCATCGCGACGATGACCGCGCTCAACGACGAGGCGTCACGGGCCGCTGTTGCCGCTGGTGTTCGGGCGGCGACCGACGTCACCGGTTTCGGTCTGCTCGGCCACCTCTTCAAGATGGCTCGTGCCTCGGGGGTCGGTGCCGTCATCGACGCGGCCGCGGTGCCGCGCCTCGACGGTGTCGATGAGTCGGTCGCCGCCGGTTATGTCTCAGGCGGAACGCGGCGCAACCTCGACTGGGTGCGACCGCATCTCACCGCTGATGATTCGGTGAGCGAGGATGACCTGCTGCTTCTGGCCGATGCGCAGACCTCGGGCGGACTGCTCGTCGTCGGCGAGCTGCCCGGTCACCCTGTCATCGGCGAGATCGTCGCCGGCTCGGGTGTGCACGTGCGGTGA
- the selA gene encoding L-seryl-tRNA(Sec) selenium transferase yields MVESDPRRSIPRTDHLLALPEVVAAGEHLKQGTIKAIISEVQTAARTGEIPVAEVAPTIISRLGSRSASSLTPVLNATGILVHTNLGRAPLSTAATRAITEAAGYVDVEMDLGTGKRSKRGAGAKAALLRACPAAEDALVVNNGAAALLLAVTALRGSSPVGTASASGDSARNSRADSEPGEIVISRGELIEIGAGFRLTDLMTTTGARLREVGTTNRTHLADYAEAIGPNTSSLLKVHTSNFRVEGFTSAVDVADLRGLADHHGLPLIVDLGSGLFTPDPALPDEPDIDSALRAGADLVIVSGDKLLGGPQAGLILGRTEAVQTLAKHPLARALRTDKLTLAALEATITDAANPIHDALHIDPDRLRERTETLAEAVGATVVEHDGRVGGGGAPGVPLHGWAVELPEDCAHALRAGDPAIVARVHQGRCLIDLRCVPESDDQCVAAAIGGVLGPRHLGDNG; encoded by the coding sequence ATGGTCGAGTCCGACCCGCGTCGGTCCATTCCGCGCACGGATCATCTCCTCGCCCTCCCTGAGGTCGTCGCCGCCGGTGAGCACCTCAAGCAGGGGACGATCAAGGCGATCATCTCCGAGGTGCAGACCGCGGCCCGAACCGGTGAGATCCCCGTCGCCGAGGTGGCCCCCACCATCATTTCCAGGCTCGGTTCCCGTTCGGCCTCCTCCCTGACCCCGGTGCTCAACGCCACCGGAATCCTCGTCCACACGAATCTCGGCCGCGCACCGCTCTCTACTGCGGCGACACGGGCCATCACCGAGGCGGCCGGCTACGTCGACGTCGAAATGGACCTCGGCACCGGCAAACGCAGCAAGCGAGGGGCCGGGGCGAAGGCCGCCCTGTTGCGGGCGTGTCCTGCCGCCGAGGACGCCCTCGTCGTCAACAACGGAGCCGCGGCCCTGCTGCTGGCCGTCACGGCACTGCGCGGCAGCTCCCCGGTGGGCACCGCCTCGGCGAGTGGCGATTCTGCGCGGAATTCCCGCGCTGATTCCGAGCCCGGCGAGATCGTCATCAGCCGCGGCGAACTCATCGAGATCGGTGCCGGGTTCCGCCTCACCGACCTCATGACCACGACCGGTGCACGGCTGCGCGAGGTCGGCACGACGAACCGCACCCACCTGGCCGACTACGCCGAGGCGATCGGCCCGAACACATCGAGTCTGCTCAAGGTGCACACCAGCAACTTCCGCGTCGAGGGGTTCACCTCCGCCGTCGACGTGGCCGACCTGCGCGGACTCGCCGATCACCACGGACTGCCGCTCATCGTCGACCTCGGTTCCGGACTCTTCACTCCCGACCCGGCCCTGCCCGATGAACCCGATATCGACTCGGCTCTGCGCGCCGGCGCCGACCTCGTCATCGTCTCCGGCGACAAACTGCTGGGCGGACCGCAGGCCGGGCTCATCCTCGGCCGCACCGAAGCGGTGCAGACACTGGCGAAACACCCCCTGGCCCGGGCGCTGCGGACCGACAAACTCACCCTCGCCGCGCTCGAGGCGACGATCACGGACGCCGCGAACCCGATCCACGATGCCCTCCACATCGACCCGGACCGTCTGCGCGAACGCACCGAGACCCTCGCCGAGGCAGTCGGTGCCACAGTCGTCGAACACGACGGTCGAGTCGGCGGCGGGGGAGCCCCCGGAGTCCCCCTGCACGGCTGGGCCGTCGAACTGCCCGAAGACTGCGCCCACGCACTGCGTGCCGGCGATCCCGCGATCGTCGCTCGCGTCCATCAGGGGCGATGCCTCATCGACCTGCGCTGCGTACCCGAAAGCGACGACCAGTGCGTCGCCGCCGCCATCGGCGGGGTGCTGGGACCTCGCCACCTCGGTGACAATGGCTGA